The following coding sequences lie in one Anomaloglossus baeobatrachus isolate aAnoBae1 chromosome 7, aAnoBae1.hap1, whole genome shotgun sequence genomic window:
- the LOC142246836 gene encoding uncharacterized protein LOC142246836, translated as MSTPSEQPEAPEPAPGTSAWLEVQTKRLCRRSQAEMRRLMDQWMAEVEKLVTVTRLYEVEAILAERSVEGSDFSSAMEEEDLRRKIRDFNFDKCKRGNQGFHRILLQLFGYLGHGKSSFINTAMCVWSNSDYTNHANAANADEGHTTERLTYQLTKTIVLVDNRGCAKMNTYETGEIFAQLANLLPLDKPVRWSKGFELVDRIVEAEPLVKATDFIVPIFVYSVINSPTPELKEELKEMFNIARELTKVVPTVVLTHRNHENYTEVESMFRDIGVDKFFGLENYTEENSKKRRETHGAVMQFLYEVISDANFRATYDRDADQEMIDRKIFVLNYIHKREIKFLETNLARQKDVENVRMEQAFRLWKQEQEEQMEKQRQQHKERMARLQGEFERQRLRDQHEHEQRMKQREKDKGKKNGKRHGMGGQW; from the exons ATGTCTACCCCGTCCGAGCAGCCCGAAGCCCCAGAACCTGCGCCCGGAACATCAGCGTGGCTGGAGGTCCAGACGAAGCGGCTGTGTCGCCGCAGCCAAGCTGAAATGCGCCGCCTGATGGATCAATGGATGGCCGAGGTGGAGAAGCTGGTTACGGTCACGCGGTTGTACGAAGTGGAGGCCATTCTTgcggagcgg AGCGTTGAAGGTTCAGACTTCTCGTCAGCCATGGAGGAAGAAGACCTGAGGAGGAAGATTAGAGACTTCAACTTTGACAAATGTAAAAGGGGCAACCAGGGATTTCACAGGATCCTCCTGCAGCTGTTCGGATACCTCGGCCATGGGAAGTCATCATTTATCAATACCGCAATGTGTGTGTGGTCCAACAGTGACTACACAAATCATGCGAATGCAGCAAATGCAGATGAGGGTCACACGACGGAGAGGTTGACTTACCAGCTCACCAAGACCATCGTCCTGGTGGACAACAGGGGCTGCGCCAAAATGAACACATATGAGACTGGGGAGATCTTCGCCCAACTAG CCAATTTGCTGCCTCTGGACAAGCCGGTGCGGTGGAGTAAAGGATTTGAGCTGGTGGACCGGATTGTGGAGGCCGAGCCTCTGGTGAAAGCCACGGATTTCATTGTTCCTATATTTGTGTACAG TGTGATAAATTCCCCAACTCCTGAACTGAAGGAAGAACTAAAAGAAATGTTCAATATTGCCAgagaactaacaa AGGTCGTTCCCACCGTTGTCCTCACTCACCGGAATCACGAGAACTACACTGAAGTGGAAAGTATGTTTAGGGACATCGGCGTCGATAAGTTTTTTGGCCTCGAAAATTACACAGAGGAAAATAGTAAGAAAAGAAGGGAAACTCATGGGGCGGTCATGCAGTTTCTCTACGAAGTCATCAGTGATGCTAATTTCCGAGCCACCTACGACCGGGACGCGGATCAGGAGATGATTGATCGGAAGATATTTGTACTGAATTATATTCACAAAAGGGAAATTAAGTTTCTTGAGACAAATCTAGCCAGACAGAAAGATGTGGAGAACGTTCGGATGGAGCAGGCCTTCAGACTATGGAAGCAAGAGCAGGAAGAACAGATGGAGAAACAAAGACAACAACACAAGGAAAGGATGGCGAGATTACAGGGAGAATTCGAGAGACAGAGATTACGAGATCAGCATGAGCATGAGCAGAGAATGaaacagagggaaaaggataaaggAAAGAAAAACGGGAAACGCCATGGGATGGGAGGACAGTGGTGA